One region of Citrus sinensis cultivar Valencia sweet orange chromosome 6, DVS_A1.0, whole genome shotgun sequence genomic DNA includes:
- the LOC102630157 gene encoding chaperone protein dnaJ 72 isoform X1: protein MDHYRVLGLSKNATRDEIKEAFRNLAVKYHPDKHSQSSNTVRENATLRFKQVSEAYEILSDDRKRANYDIRTNNKNYYSNNSRAGGYGNQYNNYGYGYGYEYKRPGSSSSNVGDGFVSKLEIALRFLTTRAFLLNAAFAGALLGGMFVIDKSKEAIWSMHNSGKSFEAAMESIEKARARKD from the exons ATGGATCATTACAGGGTTTTGGGATTAAGCAAAAACGCAACCAGGGATGAAATCAAGGAAGCATTTAGGAATTTGGCGGTAAAATATCACCCTGACAAGCACTCACAGTCATCAAATACCGTCAGAGAAAACGCAACCCTCAGATTCAAGCAAGTCTCCGAGGCCTACGAGATTCTCAGCGACGATCGAAAGCGCGCCAATTACGACATTCGtactaataacaaaaattactaCAGCAATAACAGCAGAGCTGGAGGATACGGTAACCAATACAATAATTACGGGTACGGATACGGGTACGAGTATAAGCGACCCGGGTCGTCGTCTTCTAACGTTGGTGATGGGTTTGTTTCTAAATTGGAGATTGCTCTTCGGTTTTTGACCACGCGGGCCTTTCTTCTTAATGCTGCCTTTGCTGG TGCTTTATTGGGTGGAATGTTTGTGATTGATAAGAGCAAGGAGGCAATATGGAGCATGCATAATTCTGGG AAATCATTTGAGGCAGCCATGGAGTCTATCGAGAAAGCAAGGGCACGCAAGGATTAG
- the LOC102629682 gene encoding cleavage stimulation factor subunit 77 isoform X2 codes for MASSSVEPESEENITGVADKYNVETAEILANSALHLPVAQAAPIYEQLLSVFPTAAKFWKQYVEAYMAVNNDDATKQLFSRCLLICLQVPLWRCYIRFIRKVYEKKGTEGQEETRKAFDFMLSHVGSDISSGPIWLEYITFLKSLPALNAQEESQRMIAIRKAYQRAVVTPTHHVEQLWKDYENFENSVSRQLAKGLLSEYQSKYTSARAVYRERKKYCEEIDWNMLAVPPTGSYKEEQQWIAWKRLLTFEKGNPQRIDTASSNKRIIFTYEQCLMYLYHYPDIWYDYATWHAKSGSIDAAIKVFQRALKALPDSEMLRYAFAELEESRGAIAAAKKLYESLLTDSVNTTALAHIQFIRFLRRTEGVEAARKYFLDARKSPNFTYHVYVAYALMAFCQDKDPKLAHNVFEAGLKRFMHEPAYILEYADFLSRLNDDRNIRALFERALSSLPPEESIEVWKRFTQFEQMYGDLDSTLKVEQRRKEALSRTGEEGASALEDSLQDVVSRYSFMDLWPCSSKDLDHLVRQEWLVKNINKKVDKSALSNGPGIVDKGPSGLTSNSTTSATVIYPDTSQMVIYDPRQKPGGGGIMNPFDEMLKAASPAIFAFLANLPAVEGPTPNVDIVLSICLQSDIPTGQMGKSPTTYPTPIPTGAARSASGISGSNKSHPTPSGSSLKQSKDKQSLKRKDIGQDDDETTTVQSQPQPRDFFRIRQMKKARGAASSQTGSASYGSAVSGDLSGSTG; via the exons ATGGCATCATCATCGGTCGAGCCTGAATCAGAG GAAAATATAACTGGCGTAGCTGATAAATACAATGTCGAAACTGCAGAAATTCTTGCCAACAGTGCACTG caTTTGCCTGTTGCACAGGCGGCGCCTATATATGAGCAACTTCTTTCTGTGTTTCCCACAGCT GCTAAATTTTGGAAGCAGTATGTGGAGGCTTACATGGCTGTAAATAATGATGATGCTACTAAGCAGTTATTTAGCCGATGTTTGTTGATCTGCCTTCAAGTCCCTCTTTG GAGATGCTACATTCGATTTATCAGGAAAGTCTACGAGAAGAAGGGCACAGAGGGCCAGGAAGAGACAAGGAAAGCTTTTGATTTTATGCTTAGCCATGTTG GATCGGATATATCATCTGGGCCTATTTGGTTGGAATACATCACCTTTTTAAAGTCATTGCCA GCTCTAAACGCTCAGGAGGAATCACAACGGATGATTGCTATTCGGAAAGCATACCAAAGGGCTGTTGTTACTCCCACCCATCATGTAGAGCAACTCTGGAAggattatgaaaattttgaaaattctgTTAGCCGTCAACTG GCTAAAGGGCTTTTGTCTGAATATCAATCAAAATACACCAGTGCAAGGGCTGTATATCGGGAGCGAAAGAAATATTGTGAGGAAATTGATTGGAATATGCTTGCAGTGCCACCAACTGGATCTTACAAA GAAGAACAGCAGTGGATTGCATGGAAGAGGCTCTTAACCTTTGAAAA GGGAAACCCTCAACGGATAGACACTGCATCGTCCAACAAAAGAATCATATTCACCTATGAGCAG TGTCTGATGTATCTATACCATTACCCGGATATATGGTATGACTATGCTACTTGGCATGCAAAAAGTGGCTCAATAGATGCTGCAATCAAAGTATTTCAACGAGCTTTGAAGGCTCTTCCAG ATTCAGAAATGCTAAGGTATGCTTTTGCAGAGCTAGAGGAATCCCGTGGAGCAATTGCG GCTGCAAAGAAATTATATGAAAGTCTTTTGACCGACAGCGTTAATACAACAGCTCTGGCACATATACAA TTTATTCGTTTTCTACGAAGGACTGAGGGAGTTGAAGCAGCTCGCAAGTACTTCCTTGATGCTCGTAAATCCCCAAACTTCACATACCATGTATATGTTGCTTACGCCCTGATGGCCTTCTGTCAAGACAAAGACCCAAag CTTGCTCACAATGTTTTTGAAGCAGGATTGAAACGTTTTATGCATGAGCCTGCATACATACTTGA ATATGCAGATTTTTTGTCTCGTCTGAATGATGATAGAAACATTCGGGCTTTGTTTGAGAGGGCGTTAAGCTCTCTACCACCTGAGGAATCCATTGAG GTATGGAAAAGGTTCACCCAATTTGAGCAAATGTATGGAGATTTGGATAGCACGCTGAAG GTTgaacaaagaaggaaagaaGCTCTTTCTAGAACTGGTGAAGAAGGAGCATCTGCACTAGAGGATTCATTGCAAGATGTTGTGTCCCGTTATAGTTTCATGGATCTTTGGCCCTGCTCCTCTAAGGACCTGGATCATTTGGTCCGACAAGAG TGGCTTGTCAAAAACATCAACAAGAAAGTTGATAAATCAGCTCTCTCTAATGGACCTGGGATTGTAG ATAAGGGTCCTTCTGGCCTGACAAGCAATTCAACTACATCTGCAACAGTCATATACCCAGATACATCTCAGATGGTTATTTATGATCCAAGGCAAAAACCTG GGGGTGGTGGAATAATGAACCCGTTTGACGAGATGTTGAAAGCAGCATCACCTGCAATATTTGCATTTTTAGCAAACTTGCCTGCTGTGGAAG GTCCAACACCAAATGTGGATATCGTATTATCAATTTGTTTGCAGAGTGACATACCGACGGGACAGATGGGGAAATCACCGACGACTTACCCAACTCCAATACCAACAGGCGCTGCTCGTAGTGCAAGCGGCATTTCTGGGTCAAACAAATCGCATCCCACTCCTAGTGGTTCCTCTCTTAAACAATCAAAGGATAAGCAATCTTTAAAGAGAAAGGATATAGGgcaagatgatgatgaaaccACAACTGTCCAGAGCCAGCCACAACCCCGGGATTTTTTTAGGATACGCCAGATGAAGAAAGCGCGAGGAGCTGCCAGTTCGCAGACAGGATCAGCATCGTATGGAAGTGCTGTTTCAGGAGATCTCTCTGGTAGCACAGGCTGA
- the LOC102630157 gene encoding chaperone protein dnaJ 72 isoform X2, producing MDHYRVLGLSKNATRDEIKEAFRNLAVKYHPDKHSQSSNTVRENATLRFKQVSEAYEILSDDRKRANYDIRTNNKNYYSNNSRAGGYGNQYNNYGYGYGYEYKRPGSSSSNVGDGFVSKLEIALRFLTTRAFLLNAAFAGALLGGMFVIDKSKEAIWSMHNSGKITSGFYLG from the exons ATGGATCATTACAGGGTTTTGGGATTAAGCAAAAACGCAACCAGGGATGAAATCAAGGAAGCATTTAGGAATTTGGCGGTAAAATATCACCCTGACAAGCACTCACAGTCATCAAATACCGTCAGAGAAAACGCAACCCTCAGATTCAAGCAAGTCTCCGAGGCCTACGAGATTCTCAGCGACGATCGAAAGCGCGCCAATTACGACATTCGtactaataacaaaaattactaCAGCAATAACAGCAGAGCTGGAGGATACGGTAACCAATACAATAATTACGGGTACGGATACGGGTACGAGTATAAGCGACCCGGGTCGTCGTCTTCTAACGTTGGTGATGGGTTTGTTTCTAAATTGGAGATTGCTCTTCGGTTTTTGACCACGCGGGCCTTTCTTCTTAATGCTGCCTTTGCTGG TGCTTTATTGGGTGGAATGTTTGTGATTGATAAGAGCAAGGAGGCAATATGGAGCATGCATAATTCTGGG AAGATTACATCTGGTTTTTATCTTGGTTGA
- the LOC102630961 gene encoding protein DEFECTIVE IN MERISTEM SILENCING 3-like isoform X7 gives MIGLKIKQHEDHIKLLKSQSLKLGDSILDLQVNLGKYHSAKVDNEDHSNHQNEEETTGQILQHEKSAAGVLCQLKTRHCTQASHLTFTKDVLGIVASLGQLEDENLSSLLSEYLGVDTMLAIVCKTFECVKALETYDKEGHIIKSSGLHGLGASIGRAIDGRFLVICLENLRPFAGEFVVDDPQRRLDLWKPRLPTGECPPGFLGYAVNMINIDSKNLFCATASGHGLRETLFYNLFYRLQVYRTRADMLLALPLISDGAISLDGGIIRSSGVFSLGSRQDVDVRFPKSSGTSDMLAKYAATEKQIQEMKFRLETLQEDLKREQALLKNAKDTFERKKQEFVKFLADSSSFAIQVIVRCKQHGKSSPQDDFGNLPPKYELL, from the exons TTAATCTTGGGAAGTATCATTCTGCAAAAGTCGATAATGAGGACCATTCCAACCATCAAAATGAGGAGGAAACAACAGGACAGATTCTTCAGCATGAGAAATCTGCTGCAGGTGTTTTGTGTCAGCTGAAAACACGCCATTGCACTCAGGCATCTCATCTTACATTCACCAAAGATGTCCTTGGTATTGTTGCTTCACTTGGCCAACTTGAGGATGAGAATCTTAGCAG TCTTTTATCGGAGTACTTAGGAGTGGACACTATGCTGGCGATTGTCTGCAAGACTTTTGAATGTGTTAAGGCTCTGGAAACATACGATAAAGAAGGCCACATTATCAAAAGTTCTGGTCTTCATGGGCTTGGTGCTTCTATTGGGAGGGCTATAGATGGCCGGTTTCTTGTCATATGCCTTGAAAATTTGAG ACCTTTTGCTGGTGAATTTGTGGTTGATGACCCACAGAGGAGGCTTGATCTTTGGAAGCCGCGATTACCCACTGGGGAGTGTCCACCTGGCTTTCTTGGCTACGCTGTGAATATGATCAATATTGACAGTAAAAACTTGTTTTGTGCAACTGCAAGTGGCCATGGTCTCAGAGAGACTCTTTTTTATAATCTCTTCTATCGTCTACAAGTGTATAGAACAAGAGCTGACATGTTACTTGCTCTTCCCTTAATAAGTGATGGAGCTATTTCTTTAGATGGTGGGATTATTAGAAGCTCTGGCGTCTTCTCCCTTGGCAGTCG GCAGGATGTGGATGTGAGATTTCCAAAATCATCTGGGACATCAGACATGCTTGCTAAGTATGCCGCAACTGAGAAGCAGATCCAGGAAATGAAGTTTAGACTAGAGACTTTGCAGGAAGATCTTAAGAGAGAACAGGCTCTATTGAAAAATGCAAAGGATACTTTTGAAAGGAAGAAGCAAGAGTTTGTCAAGTTTTTAGCAGATAGCTCGTCATTTGCGATTCAGGTGAT TGTCAGATGCAAGCAGCACGGGAAAAGTTCACCCCAAGATGATTTTGGGAATCTGCCTCCAAAGTATGAACTTTTATAG
- the LOC102629682 gene encoding cleavage stimulation factor subunit 77 isoform X1, translated as MASSSVEPESEENITGVADKYNVETAEILANSALHLPVAQAAPIYEQLLSVFPTAAKFWKQYVEAYMAVNNDDATKQLFSRCLLICLQVPLWRCYIRFIRKVYEKKGTEGQEETRKAFDFMLSHVGSDISSGPIWLEYITFLKSLPALNAQEESQRMIAIRKAYQRAVVTPTHHVEQLWKDYENFENSVSRQLAKGLLSEYQSKYTSARAVYRERKKYCEEIDWNMLAVPPTGSYKEEQQWIAWKRLLTFEKGNPQRIDTASSNKRIIFTYEQCLMYLYHYPDIWYDYATWHAKSGSIDAAIKVFQRALKALPDSEMLRYAFAELEESRGAIAAAKKLYESLLTDSVNTTALAHIQFIRFLRRTEGVEAARKYFLDARKSPNFTYHVYVAYALMAFCQDKDPKLAHNVFEAGLKRFMHEPAYILEYADFLSRLNDDRNIRALFERALSSLPPEESIEVWKRFTQFEQMYGDLDSTLKVEQRRKEALSRTGEEGASALEDSLQDVVSRYSFMDLWPCSSKDLDHLVRQEWLVKNINKKVDKSALSNGPGIVDKGPSGLTSNSTTSATVIYPDTSQMVIYDPRQKPGIGISPSTTATGASSALNALSNPMVATGGGGIMNPFDEMLKAASPAIFAFLANLPAVEGPTPNVDIVLSICLQSDIPTGQMGKSPTTYPTPIPTGAARSASGISGSNKSHPTPSGSSLKQSKDKQSLKRKDIGQDDDETTTVQSQPQPRDFFRIRQMKKARGAASSQTGSASYGSAVSGDLSGSTG; from the exons ATGGCATCATCATCGGTCGAGCCTGAATCAGAG GAAAATATAACTGGCGTAGCTGATAAATACAATGTCGAAACTGCAGAAATTCTTGCCAACAGTGCACTG caTTTGCCTGTTGCACAGGCGGCGCCTATATATGAGCAACTTCTTTCTGTGTTTCCCACAGCT GCTAAATTTTGGAAGCAGTATGTGGAGGCTTACATGGCTGTAAATAATGATGATGCTACTAAGCAGTTATTTAGCCGATGTTTGTTGATCTGCCTTCAAGTCCCTCTTTG GAGATGCTACATTCGATTTATCAGGAAAGTCTACGAGAAGAAGGGCACAGAGGGCCAGGAAGAGACAAGGAAAGCTTTTGATTTTATGCTTAGCCATGTTG GATCGGATATATCATCTGGGCCTATTTGGTTGGAATACATCACCTTTTTAAAGTCATTGCCA GCTCTAAACGCTCAGGAGGAATCACAACGGATGATTGCTATTCGGAAAGCATACCAAAGGGCTGTTGTTACTCCCACCCATCATGTAGAGCAACTCTGGAAggattatgaaaattttgaaaattctgTTAGCCGTCAACTG GCTAAAGGGCTTTTGTCTGAATATCAATCAAAATACACCAGTGCAAGGGCTGTATATCGGGAGCGAAAGAAATATTGTGAGGAAATTGATTGGAATATGCTTGCAGTGCCACCAACTGGATCTTACAAA GAAGAACAGCAGTGGATTGCATGGAAGAGGCTCTTAACCTTTGAAAA GGGAAACCCTCAACGGATAGACACTGCATCGTCCAACAAAAGAATCATATTCACCTATGAGCAG TGTCTGATGTATCTATACCATTACCCGGATATATGGTATGACTATGCTACTTGGCATGCAAAAAGTGGCTCAATAGATGCTGCAATCAAAGTATTTCAACGAGCTTTGAAGGCTCTTCCAG ATTCAGAAATGCTAAGGTATGCTTTTGCAGAGCTAGAGGAATCCCGTGGAGCAATTGCG GCTGCAAAGAAATTATATGAAAGTCTTTTGACCGACAGCGTTAATACAACAGCTCTGGCACATATACAA TTTATTCGTTTTCTACGAAGGACTGAGGGAGTTGAAGCAGCTCGCAAGTACTTCCTTGATGCTCGTAAATCCCCAAACTTCACATACCATGTATATGTTGCTTACGCCCTGATGGCCTTCTGTCAAGACAAAGACCCAAag CTTGCTCACAATGTTTTTGAAGCAGGATTGAAACGTTTTATGCATGAGCCTGCATACATACTTGA ATATGCAGATTTTTTGTCTCGTCTGAATGATGATAGAAACATTCGGGCTTTGTTTGAGAGGGCGTTAAGCTCTCTACCACCTGAGGAATCCATTGAG GTATGGAAAAGGTTCACCCAATTTGAGCAAATGTATGGAGATTTGGATAGCACGCTGAAG GTTgaacaaagaaggaaagaaGCTCTTTCTAGAACTGGTGAAGAAGGAGCATCTGCACTAGAGGATTCATTGCAAGATGTTGTGTCCCGTTATAGTTTCATGGATCTTTGGCCCTGCTCCTCTAAGGACCTGGATCATTTGGTCCGACAAGAG TGGCTTGTCAAAAACATCAACAAGAAAGTTGATAAATCAGCTCTCTCTAATGGACCTGGGATTGTAG ATAAGGGTCCTTCTGGCCTGACAAGCAATTCAACTACATCTGCAACAGTCATATACCCAGATACATCTCAGATGGTTATTTATGATCCAAGGCAAAAACCTG GCATTGGAATTTCTCCTAGCACAACAGCAACTGGAGCCTCTTCTGCACTTAACGCCTTGTCTAATCCCATGGTTGCAACAGGGGGTGGTGGAATAATGAACCCGTTTGACGAGATGTTGAAAGCAGCATCACCTGCAATATTTGCATTTTTAGCAAACTTGCCTGCTGTGGAAG GTCCAACACCAAATGTGGATATCGTATTATCAATTTGTTTGCAGAGTGACATACCGACGGGACAGATGGGGAAATCACCGACGACTTACCCAACTCCAATACCAACAGGCGCTGCTCGTAGTGCAAGCGGCATTTCTGGGTCAAACAAATCGCATCCCACTCCTAGTGGTTCCTCTCTTAAACAATCAAAGGATAAGCAATCTTTAAAGAGAAAGGATATAGGgcaagatgatgatgaaaccACAACTGTCCAGAGCCAGCCACAACCCCGGGATTTTTTTAGGATACGCCAGATGAAGAAAGCGCGAGGAGCTGCCAGTTCGCAGACAGGATCAGCATCGTATGGAAGTGCTGTTTCAGGAGATCTCTCTGGTAGCACAGGCTGA